Proteins from one Natrinema salinisoli genomic window:
- a CDS encoding TlpA family protein disulfide reductase, which translates to MSLETMRPNPTWDAASYEEAVDTLAARGGELVYKIWAGDWCKDCRALLPDFGAALEAADVPDDRIQEFSLDQDKQGPGVEEYGIEYIPTIVVENDEGAEITRFVEEEDVPPAVWLAEEIEAELS; encoded by the coding sequence ATGAGTCTCGAGACCATGCGGCCGAACCCCACGTGGGACGCCGCGTCCTACGAGGAAGCGGTCGACACGCTCGCAGCGCGCGGCGGCGAACTGGTGTACAAGATTTGGGCCGGCGACTGGTGCAAGGACTGTCGTGCTCTGTTGCCCGACTTCGGTGCGGCACTCGAGGCGGCCGACGTTCCCGACGACCGAATCCAGGAGTTCAGTCTGGATCAGGACAAGCAGGGTCCGGGCGTTGAGGAGTACGGCATCGAGTACATTCCGACGATCGTCGTCGAAAACGACGAGGGCGCGGAGATCACCCGCTTCGTCGAGGAAGAGGACGTGCCGCCGGCGGTCTGGTTGGCTGAGGAAATCGAAGCGGAACTGTCGTAA
- a CDS encoding VOC family protein — translation MDGIVFFRTERHDDVIDFYRSLGAEVWLEQPDCTILEAGAFRFGFCDRDCADTEGIVTFVFDDRDGVDERYEQLADRADGEPQFNDTYDIYQFFASDPEGRTVEFQTFE, via the coding sequence ATGGACGGAATCGTGTTCTTTCGGACGGAGCGCCACGACGACGTGATCGACTTTTACCGCTCGCTCGGAGCCGAGGTCTGGCTCGAGCAGCCGGATTGTACCATCCTCGAGGCGGGCGCGTTTCGGTTCGGATTCTGCGACAGGGATTGCGCGGATACCGAGGGGATCGTCACGTTCGTCTTCGACGATCGCGATGGCGTCGACGAACGGTACGAACAGCTGGCCGATCGGGCCGACGGCGAACCGCAGTTCAACGACACGTACGACATCTACCAGTTTTTCGCGTCAGATCCCGAAGGACGGACGGTCGAATTTCAGACGTTCGAGTGA